A window of the Citrus sinensis cultivar Valencia sweet orange chromosome 9, DVS_A1.0, whole genome shotgun sequence genome harbors these coding sequences:
- the LOC102610272 gene encoding 21.7 kDa class VI heat shock protein codes for MTSCIKLEVHTDDRTPHKWIVALGEDVFRRFLSQGNPAVHKAFGDGSLFSPLLFGKFFDPSDAFPLWEFESDVLLSHLQSTGQSSVDWLQTDQAYVLKAELPGVGKNQVQVSVENGKIVEISGQWKEQRDPRAKDWRSGHWWEHGFVRRLELPEDADWRKTEAYLSNDVFLEIRIPKNPSTCDISHGNGAATKNSEAM; via the exons ATGACTAGTTGCATAAAGCTTGAAGTTCATACAGATGATCGCACTCCGCATAAATGGATTGTTGCATTAGGCGAAGACGTGTTCAGAAGATTTCTCTCCCAGGGAAATCCCGCTGTGCATAAGGCATTTGGCGATGGCTCTCTGTTCAGTCCATTGTTGTTCGGAAAATTCTTTGATCCATCTGATGCCTTTCCTCTCTGGGAATTTGAGTCAGATGTTTTGTTATCTCATCTTCAGAGCACTGGCCAGAGTTCTGTTGATTGGCTTCAGACAGACCAAGCTTATGTGCTAAAAGCAGAACTGCCGG GAGTTGGGAAAAACCAAGTGCAAGTCTCTGTCGAAAATGGGAAGATTGTGGAAATTTCTGGGCAGTGGAAGGAGCAGAGAGATCCGAGGGCAAAGGACTGGAGAAGTGGCCATTGGTGGGAACATGGATTTGTTCGGAGGCTTGAGCTGCCGGAAGATGCAGACTGGAGGAAAACAGAAGCGTATTTGAGTAACGACGTGTTTCTGGAAATCAGAATTCCCAAGAATCCTTCAACTTGTGATATTTCCCACGGAAATGGTGCCGCGACAAAAAATTCTGAAGCAATGTAA
- the LOC102609962 gene encoding formin-like protein 5, translating to MIIQEEMGVMRRSCFMFLVVLLYGSLVVSSEYRRTREEDFLCKVVDPVTGEVDDNLAQLLWFSCGIDLIRLKEVVEDLNLCLPEETPGGTDESNSRSQSLSKPNLVKLYNALHPHLKQTLLHCIRENNLLHHVSRGGGSWYESLYPQPDAPRQNQHLILPRSLAEIPNRASTPAPAPAVAPAPVHARATAPATSPTQDAKPRPRTPPTPFFPSVSSSSPTVGDNSTTNSGSGTSARADDKTNHHNTVIIAVVVTAAVTFVAAALLFLCCSRFCRTGSGGRQNDERPLLSLSLSDYSVGSGNSKEEKLDIGKFDGTASFGAVGGTAKSFNENGQVLPPLKPPPGRVGSTLQGMPPLKPPPGRAEPLPHEPPASLRPHPPSGPPPPPPPPPAPRPPPGPAPAPRAPPPPPKPGPPPPPPPRGGPAPRPPPPMPSGSKVPRPPLGQKHSSSSEGAGAEGDANAPKTKLKPFFWDKVLANPDNSMVWHQIKSGSFQFNEEMIETLFGYSEKSKNEKKKGSSLDTGPQYIQIIDQKKAQNLSIMLRALNVTLEEVCDALLEGNELPAELIQTLLKMAPTAEEELKLRLFNGELSQLGPAERFLKALVDIPFSFKRLEALLFMCTLQEEVSATKESFEILEVACKELRNSRLFLKLLEAVLKTGNRMNDGTFRGGAQAFKLDTLLKLSDVKGVDGKTTLLHFVVQEIIRSEGVRAARRARESRSFSSVKTDDLLEETSKSNETDEHYRNLGLQAVSHLSSELENVKKAAAIDADSLTGTVSKLGHALLKTRDFLNTDMKNLGENSGFHETLKSFVQNAEGDIMWLLEEEKRIMSLVKSTGDYFHGNAGKDEGLRLFTIVRDFFIMLDKACKQVKDAPKKSTKSPKKEGSTASSSSDTPQQPSPDLRHRLFPAITERRVEDFSSDEES from the exons ATGATAATTCAAGAAGAAATGGGTGTAATGAGAAGAAGTTGTTTTATGTTCTTGGTTGTTCTACTTTATGGATCATTGGTGGTCAGCTCAGAATACAGGAGGACAAGAGAGGAAGACTTTCTTTGCAAAGTAGTTGATCCAGTGACTGGGGAGGTTGACGATAACTTG GCACAGCTATTATGGTTCAGCTGTGGGATCGATTTGATCCGATTGAAGGAAGTTGTTGAAGATCTCAACTTATGCCTTCCAGAAGAAACTCCTGGTGGCACTGATGAAAGCAACTCAAGAAGTCAGTCACTGTCGAAACCTAACTTAGTGAAATTGTATAATGCGCTGCATCCTCACTTGAAGCAAACTCTTTTACATTGTATAAGAGAGAACAATCTTCTGCACCATGTCTCTAGAGGAGGTGGCTCTTGGTACGAGTCTTTATATCCCCAGCCTGATGCTCCAAGGCAGAACCAGCACCTCATATTGCCTCGTAGCCTTGCTGAAATACCTAATCGTGCCTCTACCCCTGCCCCTGCTCCTGCCGTTGCTCCTGCCCCTGTGCATGCCCGTGCTACCGCCCCTGCCACTAGCCCCACACAAGATGCTAAACCTCGGCCTCGTACTCCACCGACACCATTTTTTCCAAGTGTTTCTAGTTCATCTCCTACCGTTGGCGATAATTCTACCACAAATTCAGGTTCTGGCACAAGTGCCCGGGCTGatgataaaacaaatcaccatAATACTGTTATTATTGCCGTTGTTGTGACAGCAGCTGTGACATTTGTTGCCGCGGCACTGCTGTTTTTGTGTTGTAGTCGGTTCTGTAGAACTGGGTCTGGAGGTAGGCAAAATGATGAGAGGCCCCTCCTCAGCTTAAGCTTGAGTGATTACTCTGTTG GTTCAGGAAATTCGAAAGAAGAGAAGCTTGACATTGGGAAATTTGATGGAACTGCATCATTTGGAGCTGTCGGTGGCACTGCCAAATCCTTTAATGAGAATGGACAGGTGTTACCCCCTCTGAAGCCTCCTCCTGGAAGGGTTGGTTCCACCCTTCAGGGAATGCCTCCTCTGAAGCCACCACCTGGCAGGGCAGAACCTCTCCCTCATGAACCACCTGCTTCTCTCAGGCCTCATCCACCATCAGGACCTCCCCCTCCCCCTCCACCTCCTCCAGCACCTCGTCCTCCTCCAGGTCCTGCTCCTGCTCCTAGAGCACCTCCTCCACCACCAAAACCTGGTCCTCCACCACCCCCGCCTCCAAGGGGTGGTCCTGCTCCTCGACCACCACCACCTATGCCATCTGGTTCAAAGGTTCCTAGGCCACCTCTTGGACAAAAGCATTCATCTTCTAGTGAAGGAGCTGGTGCCGAGGGTGATGCTAATGCACCTAAAACCAAGCTGAAGCCATTCTTCTGGGATAAAGTTCTAGCCAATCCAGATAATTCAATGGTTTGGCATCAGATTAAATCAGGATCATTCCA GTTCAATGAGGAGATGATAGAAACTCTATTTGGGTATTCTGAAAAgagtaaaaatgaaaaaaagaaagggtcTTCCTTAGATACAGGACCCCAGTACATTCAGATCATTGATCAGAAAAAGGCGCAAAATTTGTCAATTATGCTTCGGGCATTGAATGTGACATTGGAAGAAGTTTGTGACGCGCTTCTTGAAG GAAACGAGCTTCCAGCAGAACTCATTCAAACTTTGCTGAAGATGGCACCGACAGCAGAAGAAGAGTTGAAGCTTAGGTTGTTCAATGGTGAACTTTCTCAACTTGGGCCAGCTGAGCGGTTCTTGAAAGCCTTGGTTGACATTCCATTCTCTTTCAAACGACTGGAAGCGCTGCTTTTCATGTGTACTCTTCAGGAGGAGGTCTCTGCTACAAAAGAGTCGTTTGAGATCCTGGAG GTTGCTTGCAAAGAACTCAGAAATAGCCGACTATTTCTGAAGCTTCTAGAAGCTGTTCTTAAAACTGGCAATCGCATGAATGATGGCACTTTCCGTGGGGGTGCACAAGCTTTCAAACTTGATACACTTCTTAAATTATCTGATGTGAAAGGTGTAGATGGCAAGACCACTCTATTGCATTTCGTTGTTCAGGAGATAATTCGTTCTGAAGGTGTGAGAGCTGCCCGTAGAGCAAGGGAGAGCAGGAGCTTCTCCAGTGTCAAAACGGATGATCTTCTGGAAGAAACTTCTAAATCTAATGAGACAGACGAGCACTATCGGAACCTAGGGCTTCAGGCAGTTTCGCATTTAAGTAGTGAACTTGAGAATGTCAAGAAAGCAGCAGCTATAGATGCTGACAGCTTAACTGGAACTGTTTCCAAACTCGGCCATGCACTATTAAAAACCCGAGATTTTCTGAACACGGATATGAAGAATTTAGGGGAAAATAGTGGGTTTCATGAAACGTTGAAGAGTTTTGTGCAGAATGCTGAGGGTGACATCATGTGGCTGCTAGAGGAAGAAAAGAGAATCATGAGTCTGGTGAAGAGCACTGGCGATTATTTTCATGGGAATGCAGGGAAGGATGAGGGTTTACGTTTGTTTACCATAGTAagggatttttttattatgttagaTAAGGCATGCAAACAGGTGAAAGATGCACCAAAGAAGTCAACAAAGTCACCGAAAAAAGAGGGATCTACTGCGTCATCTTCCTCTGATACCCCCCAGCAACCTTCTCCTGATCTGCGTCACCGGCTATTTCCTGCTATTACTGAGCGACGAGTGGAGGATTTTAGTTCTGATGAAGAGAGTTAA
- the LOC102610885 gene encoding kinesin-like protein KIN-14N isoform X2: protein MASNNQNKPPVLSNNITKASPSSNKKLGVDEVTCDKEQKFGAEKMVGTANNARIRQAFSVVNGIQDLGLSSNPASNAGSECGTIEFTREDVEALLSEKMRYKNKFNYKERCENMMDYIKRLRLCIKWFQELEGDYAFEHERLRNALELSEQKCAEMELALRNKEEELNLIIVELRKSFASLQEKLAKEESDKLAALDSLAREKETRLNMERSHASLSEDLGKAQEELQSANQRIASINDMYKLLQEYNSSLQHYNTKLQKDIDAAHESIKRGEKEKSAIVENLSTLRGQYISLQEQLSTYKASQDEAMRQKDALVHEVASMRVELQQVRDDRDHQLSQVQALTAEVIKYKELAVSSEDLEARCASQSNQIRSLSDQLAAAEEKLEVSDLSALETKTEFEGQKKLINELRNHLEDAEYKLIEGEKLRKRLHNTILELKGNIRVFCRVRPLLPDDSSGSEGKLISYPTTTEALGRGIDIMQNGQKHSFSFDRVFMPDESQEDVFVEISQLVQSALDGYKVCIFAYGQTGSGKTYTMMGKPGHPDLKGLIPRSLEQIFQTRQSLLSQGWKYEMQVSMLEIYNETIRDLLSTNRDASRLENACNGKQYAIKHDANGNTHVTDLTVVDVCSTKEVSYLLDRAAHSRSVGKTQMNEQSSRSHFVFTLRISGLNESTEQQVQGILNLIDLAGSERLSKSGSTGDRLKETQAINKSLSSLSDVIFALAKKEKKEDHVPFRNSKLTYLLQPCLGGDSKTLMFVNISPEASSVGESLCSLRFAARVNACEIGTPRRQTSMRSSESRLSLG, encoded by the exons ATGGCTTCTAATAACCAGAACAAGCCTCCAGTTCTTAGCAACAACATAACAAAAGCAAGCCCTTCCTCCAAt aagaagctcgGTGTTGATGAGGTGACTTGTGACAAAGAGCAAAAGTTTGGAGCCGAAAAAATGGTTGGCACAGCAAATAATGCAAGGATCCGGCAAGCTTTTTCTGTGGTAAATGGGATCCAGGATCTTGGCTTGAGTAGCAATCCGGCAAGCAATGCGGGTTCTGAATGCGGTACCATTGAATTTACAAGAGAGGATGTTGAGGCTTTATTGAGTGAGAAAATGAGATACAAGAACAAGTTCAATTACAAG GAGAGATGCGAGAATATGATGGACTACATAAAGAGGCTTAGACTTTGCATTAAGTGGTTTCAAGAGCTAGAGGGAGACTATGCATTTGAGCATGAGAGACTGAGGAATGCACTGGAATTGAGTGAACAAAAATGTGCTGAGATGG AGCTGGCTTTGAGAAACAAGGAAGAGGAACTCAATTTGATAATTGTGGAGTTGAGAAAGAGTTTTGCTTCTTTACAAGAGAAACTTGCAAAAGAAGAATCAGATAAGTTG GCGGCACTTGATTCTCTTGCAAGAGAGAAAGAGACAAGACTTAATATGGAGAGATCACATGCCTCTCTCTCAGAAGACCTTGGAAAAGCACAAGAGGAGCTCCAAAGTGCTAATCAAAGG ATAGCGTCAATAAATGATATGTACAAGCTATTACAGGAGTACAACTCAAGCTTACAGCACTACAATACTAAACTCCAGAAAGATATTGATGCGGCCCATGAATCAATTAAGCGtggagagaaagaaaaatctgcTATCGTGGAAAATCTAAGCACCTTAAGGGGTCAATATATATCATTGCAAGAACAACTGTCTACATATAAA GCTTCTCAAGATGAGGCTATGAGACAGAAAGATGCTTTGGTGCATGAAGTTGCATCCATGAGGGTAGAGCTGCAGCAAGTTAGAGATGATCGTGATCACCAACTGTCGCAAGTGCAAGCTTTAACAGCTGAAGTAATTAAGTACAAGGAGTTGGCAGTAAGCTCAGAAGATCTAGAG GCAAGATGTGCTTCACAAAGTAACCAGATTAGGTCATTATCAGATCAGCTTGCAGCTGCAGAGGAAAAATTGGAG GTGTCTGACTTATCTGCATTGGAGACAAAGACAGAATTTGAAGGGCAAAAGAAACTCATAAATGAGTTACGGAATCATTTGGAAGATGCAGAATATAAACTCATTGAAGGAGAGAAGCTGCGTAAAAGATTACATAATACCATCTTG GAACTCAAGGGGAACATTCGTGTATTCTGTAGAGTGCGGCCTCTATTGCCTGATGATAGTTCTGGTAGTGAAGGAAAACTGATATCATATCCTACAACAACTGAAGCTCTTGGACGGGGCATTGATATAATGCAAAATG GCCAAAAACATTCTTTCTCGTTTGATAGAGTTTTTATGCCTGATGAATCGCAAGAGGATGTATTTGTAGAAATTTCTCAGCTTGTTCAAAGTGCTCTTGATGGGTACAAG gTTTGTATTTTTGCCTATGGTCAAACAGGTTCGGGTAAAACCTACACCATGATGGGGAAACCAGGGCATCCAGATCTAAAAGGTTTGATACCACGTTCATTAGAACAGATATTTCAAACTAGGCAATCTCTTCTATCTCAAGGCTGGAAATATGAAATGCAG GTGTCCATGTTGGAAATATACAATGAAACAATCCGGGATCTGTTATCAACAAACAGAGATGCATCACGACTGGAGAATGCTTGTAATGGAAAACAGTATGCAATTAAACATGATGCAAACGGAAACACGCATGTGACTGACCTTACTGTTGTGGACGTCTGCAGTACTAAGGAGGTTTCCTACCTTTTAGATAGGGCTGCACACAGCAG GTCTGTAGGCAAGACCCAGATGAACGAGCAATCATCAAGAAGTCACTTTGTCTTCACGTTGCGGATATCCGGTCTTAATGAG AGCACCGAACAACAAGTACAAGGTATCCTAAATCTGATTGATCTTGCTGGAAGTGAGCGTCTTTCAAAGAGTGGCTCAACTGGGGACCGACTGAAAGAAACTCAA GCCATTAATAAAAGTTTGTCATCTTTAAGTGATGTCATATTTGCCTTGGcaaagaaggagaagaaggaagaCCATGTACCATTTAGGAACTCAAAGTTAACTTATCTTCTTCAG
- the LOC102610885 gene encoding kinesin-like protein KIN-14N isoform X1 produces the protein MASNNQNKPPVLSNNITKASPSSNKKKLGVDEVTCDKEQKFGAEKMVGTANNARIRQAFSVVNGIQDLGLSSNPASNAGSECGTIEFTREDVEALLSEKMRYKNKFNYKERCENMMDYIKRLRLCIKWFQELEGDYAFEHERLRNALELSEQKCAEMELALRNKEEELNLIIVELRKSFASLQEKLAKEESDKLAALDSLAREKETRLNMERSHASLSEDLGKAQEELQSANQRIASINDMYKLLQEYNSSLQHYNTKLQKDIDAAHESIKRGEKEKSAIVENLSTLRGQYISLQEQLSTYKASQDEAMRQKDALVHEVASMRVELQQVRDDRDHQLSQVQALTAEVIKYKELAVSSEDLEARCASQSNQIRSLSDQLAAAEEKLEVSDLSALETKTEFEGQKKLINELRNHLEDAEYKLIEGEKLRKRLHNTILELKGNIRVFCRVRPLLPDDSSGSEGKLISYPTTTEALGRGIDIMQNGQKHSFSFDRVFMPDESQEDVFVEISQLVQSALDGYKVCIFAYGQTGSGKTYTMMGKPGHPDLKGLIPRSLEQIFQTRQSLLSQGWKYEMQVSMLEIYNETIRDLLSTNRDASRLENACNGKQYAIKHDANGNTHVTDLTVVDVCSTKEVSYLLDRAAHSRSVGKTQMNEQSSRSHFVFTLRISGLNESTEQQVQGILNLIDLAGSERLSKSGSTGDRLKETQAINKSLSSLSDVIFALAKKEKKEDHVPFRNSKLTYLLQPCLGGDSKTLMFVNISPEASSVGESLCSLRFAARVNACEIGTPRRQTSMRSSESRLSLG, from the exons ATGGCTTCTAATAACCAGAACAAGCCTCCAGTTCTTAGCAACAACATAACAAAAGCAAGCCCTTCCTCCAAt aagaagaagctcgGTGTTGATGAGGTGACTTGTGACAAAGAGCAAAAGTTTGGAGCCGAAAAAATGGTTGGCACAGCAAATAATGCAAGGATCCGGCAAGCTTTTTCTGTGGTAAATGGGATCCAGGATCTTGGCTTGAGTAGCAATCCGGCAAGCAATGCGGGTTCTGAATGCGGTACCATTGAATTTACAAGAGAGGATGTTGAGGCTTTATTGAGTGAGAAAATGAGATACAAGAACAAGTTCAATTACAAG GAGAGATGCGAGAATATGATGGACTACATAAAGAGGCTTAGACTTTGCATTAAGTGGTTTCAAGAGCTAGAGGGAGACTATGCATTTGAGCATGAGAGACTGAGGAATGCACTGGAATTGAGTGAACAAAAATGTGCTGAGATGG AGCTGGCTTTGAGAAACAAGGAAGAGGAACTCAATTTGATAATTGTGGAGTTGAGAAAGAGTTTTGCTTCTTTACAAGAGAAACTTGCAAAAGAAGAATCAGATAAGTTG GCGGCACTTGATTCTCTTGCAAGAGAGAAAGAGACAAGACTTAATATGGAGAGATCACATGCCTCTCTCTCAGAAGACCTTGGAAAAGCACAAGAGGAGCTCCAAAGTGCTAATCAAAGG ATAGCGTCAATAAATGATATGTACAAGCTATTACAGGAGTACAACTCAAGCTTACAGCACTACAATACTAAACTCCAGAAAGATATTGATGCGGCCCATGAATCAATTAAGCGtggagagaaagaaaaatctgcTATCGTGGAAAATCTAAGCACCTTAAGGGGTCAATATATATCATTGCAAGAACAACTGTCTACATATAAA GCTTCTCAAGATGAGGCTATGAGACAGAAAGATGCTTTGGTGCATGAAGTTGCATCCATGAGGGTAGAGCTGCAGCAAGTTAGAGATGATCGTGATCACCAACTGTCGCAAGTGCAAGCTTTAACAGCTGAAGTAATTAAGTACAAGGAGTTGGCAGTAAGCTCAGAAGATCTAGAG GCAAGATGTGCTTCACAAAGTAACCAGATTAGGTCATTATCAGATCAGCTTGCAGCTGCAGAGGAAAAATTGGAG GTGTCTGACTTATCTGCATTGGAGACAAAGACAGAATTTGAAGGGCAAAAGAAACTCATAAATGAGTTACGGAATCATTTGGAAGATGCAGAATATAAACTCATTGAAGGAGAGAAGCTGCGTAAAAGATTACATAATACCATCTTG GAACTCAAGGGGAACATTCGTGTATTCTGTAGAGTGCGGCCTCTATTGCCTGATGATAGTTCTGGTAGTGAAGGAAAACTGATATCATATCCTACAACAACTGAAGCTCTTGGACGGGGCATTGATATAATGCAAAATG GCCAAAAACATTCTTTCTCGTTTGATAGAGTTTTTATGCCTGATGAATCGCAAGAGGATGTATTTGTAGAAATTTCTCAGCTTGTTCAAAGTGCTCTTGATGGGTACAAG gTTTGTATTTTTGCCTATGGTCAAACAGGTTCGGGTAAAACCTACACCATGATGGGGAAACCAGGGCATCCAGATCTAAAAGGTTTGATACCACGTTCATTAGAACAGATATTTCAAACTAGGCAATCTCTTCTATCTCAAGGCTGGAAATATGAAATGCAG GTGTCCATGTTGGAAATATACAATGAAACAATCCGGGATCTGTTATCAACAAACAGAGATGCATCACGACTGGAGAATGCTTGTAATGGAAAACAGTATGCAATTAAACATGATGCAAACGGAAACACGCATGTGACTGACCTTACTGTTGTGGACGTCTGCAGTACTAAGGAGGTTTCCTACCTTTTAGATAGGGCTGCACACAGCAG GTCTGTAGGCAAGACCCAGATGAACGAGCAATCATCAAGAAGTCACTTTGTCTTCACGTTGCGGATATCCGGTCTTAATGAG AGCACCGAACAACAAGTACAAGGTATCCTAAATCTGATTGATCTTGCTGGAAGTGAGCGTCTTTCAAAGAGTGGCTCAACTGGGGACCGACTGAAAGAAACTCAA GCCATTAATAAAAGTTTGTCATCTTTAAGTGATGTCATATTTGCCTTGGcaaagaaggagaagaaggaagaCCATGTACCATTTAGGAACTCAAAGTTAACTTATCTTCTTCAG